In Edaphobacter aggregans, the sequence GAAGGACGCGCAGGCGAAGATGCGAGAGTTGGTGGGCGAGGTGAAGGTTGGTGCCGTGTTGCAGTTTCCGCCGGTGCGTTTACGCGCGGCTGAGCTGTCATCGCTGGAACCGGGTGCAGTTCTGCGGCTGCCGTTGCCGCGATACCAGATGGCAGAGTTGCGTGTGGGTGGGTTGCAGTTTGGACGGGCTTATCCGGTGCGAACAGGAGAGCATCGCGGCGCTCAGATTGAAGGCGAGAACTGCGGATCTCTGATGAAGCTGTCTTCTGGCAATGATGTTGCTGCCGCAACGACGAGTGTGAATTGAGAGGGAAGAAGAAATGGAAAATGTTGCGGGTGCGGATGAGCCGGCTATCACGGCGGCGGCGATCGGTTTGTTGTCGGACGTCGAGCTGGATGCGACGCTGCGATTTGGCTCGCGTGAGATGGCGTTGCGCGAGGTGCTGGAACTGGGGCCGGGAGCTGTTGTTGAGCTGGACCGGCATGTCACTGAGCCAGTGGATCTGGTTGTAGGAGATCGGATTGTGGCTCGAGGTGAAGTGGTGGTGGTGAATGGCAACTTTGCGTTGCGCATT encodes:
- the fliN gene encoding flagellar motor switch protein FliN; this translates as MENVAGADEPAITAAAIGLLSDVELDATLRFGSREMALREVLELGPGAVVELDRHVTEPVDLVVGDRIVARGEVVVVNGNFALRITEVATPQLRLESIRCLF